The genomic segment ATAATGCCCGTATAAGGCACAGCAAGGCGCAAAACTGCAATAATTTTCTTAAAGTCTTCGTCGCTTACGGCGTGAGGGGGATTTTCGGCAGCAGGAGCGTTTAATGCAGGTTCAAGCCTTGGGACAGAAATTGTATGAGGGCCGATACCATATCTTACGTCGAGGTTAAAAGCGTGGCTTAAGAGCGCCAGAGTTTCGAACCTGTAGTCTGAAAGTCCAAAAAGTGAACCGATGCCGACGTCTTCAATACCGGCCTGCAGTGCCCGGTCCATTGCATAAAGCCTCCAGGCGTAGTCGCTCTTAGGGCCGTCGGGGTGCATAGTTTTATATGTATCGTAGTTATAGGTTTCCTGGAAGCACTGGTAAGTGCCAATTCCGAAACCTTTCAGCGTCTTAAAATCGTCAACAGACATTGGGGCGGAATTTACGTTTACCCTTCTTATGCTGCCGTTATTAATTTTTACAGAATAAATTTTTTCAACCGCACGGCCAATAAAGTCGAGTGCAGCTTTTTTAGGATGTTCGCCTGCAACTAAAAGCAGTCTTTTGTGCCCCTGTTCAACGAGGATTCCGGTTTCCCTTTCAATTTCCTCCAGTGAAAGGCTCTTTCTTTGAAGGTCCTTATTATCGCGTCTGAAAGCGCAGTAGAGGCAGTTATTGACGCAGGTATTTGTGATATAAAGGGGAGCAAAAAGTACGAGTCTGTTTCCGTAGATCTTTTCCTTTACTTCCCTGGCAGCATCGAACAGCTCTTCAAGGGTATCCCGGGAGGTAATATTTAATAATGCGGCGCTTTCCTTAAGAGAAAGCCCTCTAGCCTCTTTTGCCTTCCGTATAACCTCGAGCTGAAAAGAGCCATCCTTCAAGGAGCTGTCGCCCATTAAAGAACAGATATAAGCTTCATTAATAAATTCCACTAATTACCTCAAATTTTAACTATTAATGAATAATATAACAATTAACATACCACAGCTGTATTTTCTGCAATACGGTGTAAAAAGGAAAGGTTGGCGGATTTTATTCTTAAAAAAGAGAAATAAATTCCTTTTTTTTCATTAATTGCCGTTTTGAGGGGGTTAAGGGCGTAGTTTTGGTAAGTTTTTGTATTAACAGGGGTTATGCGGAAAAAGAGCCCTGAAGCTTTTGATGGGAAAAAATTGAGGAGTATTCCGGGGCTAAAACAAAAAAGCCCTGCTGAAAAATTCAACAGGGCTTTATAGAAACTAACCTGGAAATCTTACTTAACGAGCATCATTTTCTTTGTTGAAGAGAAAGAGCCGCTGGTAAGGTTGTAGAGGTAGATACCGCTTGAAAGTCTAGAAGCGTCGAAGGAAACTTCATAGCTTCCGGCGTTCTGCATCTTATTAACAAGTGTAGCTATTTCCTGACCTAACATGTTATAGATCTTAAGAGAAACCATTCCAGCCTGCGGAACAGCGTAACGGATAGTTGTAGCAGGGTTGAACGGGTTTGGGTAGTTCTGAGCAAGTGAATAAACAGTAGGAACCTTTGAATCCTTAAGTTCCTTTACGCCTGTAGTCATGTTGCCGAACAGAGCCTTAAGTTCAATTCTCCCGCTTGCTTCGTCCGTAAGGTTAAATACATGATTAACTCCACCTGAGGCTTCATTATCAAGAATCTTGGTATTTCCACTAGCGTGCTGGTCGGCACCTGTATACCAAATACCATATTTGAACTGCCTAAAGCCGCCTGGAGTCCCAGAGTTATAAACTACTTCGCGCGACCAGATATTATCTCCTGCAACCTTGTCGCCAAAGAACCCTTTATCGTTTAATGCAAGCATGCTTTTGCCTGTAGTATCTGCAACTACCCAGTTTCCACCCCATGCTCCGAGTACGGAGTCGGCGCCTTTAAGGCCAACAAACTGGATGTCATTAAGAGCGATATCTGAACCATCGTATGCGTTCTTTGCACCCTTTACATCTACCTGGAATAAAACGGCAATATTTTTTGTAATAGCCGGTCTCAAAAGAAGGAAAGAAGGAGCAATTGTTTCAAGAGCCATGCTGTCCTTGCCGCCAAAATCCTTAAAGTAAATATATCTGTTCGGAGCATTTATCTGTTCCCAGCCGTTATCCCCAAATAAGTTGTTGGGGAAAAGGCGAAACTTATAAGAAGCTGAATCGGCTAAGGCAGTAACCTGCAATGTCGTTTCATATACACCGGCTACAAGGGTTTCTTTCATTTTCCTTGAACCAATCACCTCTTTGCCTAAACCATCCCAATCAAGCCCCTGAACAAGAAGTGAATCTTTATTCGGGTCGAAACCCTGATTGTAGATTGAGCTTATATCAGCTGTAAACGTAATTTTGAATTTCTGACCAGAATACTGTGATACGTTAACCACTGAATCATTGTTATAGTAAACTGGATAAAGAATGATATTCGGGGTTGCATTGAGAGTGAAACTCCTGTTAGGGGATCCTTCCCAGCTATCAGGAGCAAGTACTAACTTATACTCATATCCGGTGCCAGCCTTTGCAATCGGGAAGTCAGCCGTAAGGGTATATATACTATCCTTATCAGCATCCTGGAGTTCGAATTTTGCTCCGCTCCAGTCATCGGTGTCTCCAGCATCTTTCTGGAAGCTGCCGCGCAGAAGCATCTTATTGGTGTTGACATCAAATGTACCTTCTTTAATCATAACCTTCATGTTAGCCTGGAAGGTAACAGGAATCACCGGGGCAGCTTTGAGGTTATCCCAGGTTTTAGCAACTCTGATACCATCTAAATTAGCTGTATATACTTTCCCACCCTGGCGCAAGCCGATTGCATTAATCATTAAATCTGAATCGAAACTACCGTTAAGTTCATCCAAGGTTATCGCAGGTGTAGTTGGTTCAGCTGCTGAAATATCAGGATTAATGAAAAGGCTGACTGAGTCATCTTTAGCAATAGTAGTACCAACATACTTGTATTTAACAACAACAAGATATGTGGTTTTATAATCATATTTAGTAGTTGTATAAGCCGCTGTACTGCTGGATTTAGATAACCCAAAATAAAAGCCGCCGGCAGCATCGCCTTTTACCCACAATTTACCTCTGAAATTTGTTGGAGCACTGCTGTTGGTAAAATGTAAGAGATAATCGCCGTCTGTAACTGCAGTATCAACACTTATCAGAAATGATGCATATACAGCGCCAGTGCTCTGCTTTTCAAAAGTATGATAAACATCTTCTCTCGAACCACTACCACCAGCCAAAACAAGCTTTCCTCCAATGTTTGACATCGGGTAGCCGGTATAAGTAAGATTACCAGTAGCTACTGTTTGGAAATTACCGGTACCGGTATTGTTGACATATCCGGTATCAACTAATTTAGTGCCGACAGGATAATTAAAGTTTTCATCAAACAATACCTGGGCATTGATTTGGCTGAAAACGGCCGACACTAGGATTAAAATTAAGAACATATAAGTAACTTTTTTCAAACCGACCTCCTATTTTTGATATTAAAGGTGATATAAAGTACAAAGAAGTTTTATTTATGTCCAATACTTTTTTCGGTCATTGAATAAAAAAAGAGTGACTATTCAACCGCATTTTCAGTTACCTCAACGGTGCATTTCGAGGTATTAATCCTGTAATTGAGCCCGAAAGCCATTGTTATGTTGTCTTTTATATGTCCGTGTTTAAAGTTATAAAGTACAGGGATTTCAAGGCTGCCCAGGTAATCCTCAATAACTTCATTAAGAGTGAGCGTTTTTTTGAACTGATCAGATTCATAACAGTCGACGAACCTGCCGAGAATGATTCCGCTGATCTGCTTAAAGACTCCAGCGAGTTTCATCTGGCTGAACATTCTGTCCACGCGGTAAGGCGGTTCACCAATTTCCTCGACCATCAAGATCTTGTCCTTGAATGAAGGAAGATAATTAGTTCCCATTAAAGAAGCAATAAGGGATAGATTTCCCCCTATTAGTTGGTTTTCTGCACTGCCGGGTCTAAGGACGTGGAATTTTTCGTTTTTAGGATTCTGGACCTTGCCGATTTTTTTTCTGGAAGTAACCATTGCCCAGAATATCTCTTCGGTAAAGGGGCTGACGTCGTTCCAGAAATCGACTGCAAGCATAGGTCCTGCAAAAGTAACGAGTCCCGTTTTTTTGAGGAAAGCCATCTGGAGTGCTGTAATATCGCTATAGCCGACAAAAATTTTGGGATTTTTCTTGATGAGGCTGTAATCTATGCCGTCGAGAAGCCTGGGAGTTCCGTAGCCGCCTCTGACACAAAATATAGCTTTAACTTCTTTTTTTCTGAACATGTAGTGCAAATCGTCGAGTCTTGCATCGTCTTTACCGGCAAGGTAGCCGTGGTTTTGTCCGACGTTGCGGCCGACTTCTACGCTATAGCCCAGTTTTTCAAGATATTTTACACCCTTGTCGATCCTGGTCAAATCATCCGGAGTTGAAGCCGGGGAAATAATTCCGATCAGGTCCCCTTTTTTAAGTTTGCCAGGTTTTAATAAGTCCATATATTCCCCTGTAAAAAAAAATAGTAAATCAGGGGCTAAAATAAATAATAAGACCGCTTCATGCAATAATTACTTTTAGCAATTACTTTTCGATGCAGTCCTGCCTGCCCCACTGAGTGAGCTTATCTCTAATAAAGTCGAGCACCAGGAGGTGTTCCTTAGCGCCTGTGGATTCCACCCTGAAGGGTTCACCAAAGCTCATAAAAACCTTTTTGCCGGGGTCGATTTTGCCGAAGTCCTTAATTATTTTCCCGTTACCCCAGGCATCGGTGACCAGAGCCGTAGGCACTACATAACATCCTGATTTTTTTGCCAGCTTTACGCCAAGTGTGTTGAACTGCTCAGCATTAAATTTGCTGCTTCTGGTCCTCTGTGGAAAAATAATAATTGAGCGGCCCTCTTTGATATACTTGGCGCCTTCATCCATAACGTGAACGAGGTCCTCGCGCGGATTGCTGCGGCCAACAACGATAGGGTTTCTTGACCCGAGAATGTCTCTGAAAAAAGGATATTTCATCAGCTCCTGCTTTACAACGAAAGTTACTTCCTTAACAGGCTGTATTACTGAAGGCAGTATGACCGTCTCAAGCGTGCTCATATGATTGGAAACAAAAACAGCAGGCCCTTCAAAAGAATGCAGGTTATGCATACCCGTAACCTCAATCCTTACGCCTGACCTTTCAATGGCATCCATTATATCGACGCTCGACTGCACCCATTCGACCGGTCCGTATTTCCCATTCTGTGCTACTCTGCCAGAATCTATTACAATTTTCAGGAGCCTCGGGAAGAAGTACAATGCAGGGTTGAGGACTAACTTCCCTTTCTTTTCTTTCGGGGTTATGTAGACGTCATTTTCCGCCAGGACGCGCGGGTATTTCAGCTTATTTAGTTCTGTCACTATGATTATTTTAGTTGTTTTAGATTCCGGAGTTAAACTTAACAGGCAAAATAATAATTTTTTGGCAATTATGCCCGTAATTAAGGCTGGGGAGTTTATAATTCCTGATTACCGGCTGCGAAAACTTGCTTTTAGAGGCAAGTCATCATTATCTTGCAGGCAAAAAATTTAAGAGGCTTATGGAAACCAAAACAGAAGAAGTAAAAACAGATGAAAAGAAGGGAGTATTCTCACAGTTTCCCTTAAATTACTGGATTGTGATAATAATGGAGTTTTTTGAAAGGGGCTCTTATTACGGCGTTATGTCTGTACTTTCGGTCTATCTTGTACTGAGTCCGAATGAAGGGGGGCTTGGGTTTTCGAAGGAAAGCGTTGGAGTAATAAAAAGCACGATTACGCCTTTACTATATTTTCTTCCGATCCTCTCGGGCGCAATAGCAGACAGGTTCGGCTACAGGCTGACGCTGATGTTCGCCTTTGTTGTTATGAGCCTGGGGTATTTCTTTACGAGCATGGTCAGTTCATATGGCCTCGTTTTCTTAAGTCTTCTTATGATGGTTTTAGGGGCGGGCACATTCAAGCCCATAATTTCAGGAACAATAGCAAGAAGCACCAATGAAAATAATTCCACGCTTGGCTTCGGGGTTTACTACTGGTCAATAAACCTGGGGGCGTTCATATTCCCTCTTTTGCTGGTGCCTTACCTTAAGAGCATTTCGTGGAGTTATATTTTCCTCATGGCGGCAGTGGGGACGGGCTGGCTTCTAATACTTAATATATTTGCATACAAAGAGCCTGAAAGGCCGAAGAGCAAGAAGTCGATTCTGGAAGTTCTGGGCGGAATCGTACTTGTACTTAAGGATTTCAGGTTCATACTGATGATCGTAATTTATTCAGGCTTCTGGATTCTATACTTCCAGCAGTTTGATACTGTGCTCTGGTACTTAAAAGAGCACGTGGACATGACGCCTGTAAACAATGCTGTCAATTCCCTGCTCGGCCTATTTGTCAGCAATCCGAACTGGAAATTTGATGCCGAGCACGTAACGGTAATAAATGCAGGGACAATCATTCTTCTGCAGATACTTATTTCCAGAATAGTAAAGAATACAAAAGCGCTGCCGACAATGATTACTGGGATCGGGCTTGGGACAATAGGCATGGGCATACTTGCAATTTCAACTCACGCATGGGTTTTTATTGCAGGGATGATAATTTTTTCTTTGGGTGAAATGACGGCACATCCGAAGTACCTGAGCTATGTGGGGCTTATTGCGCCCGAGGACAAGAAGGCCCTTTACCTGGGCTATTCGTTCTTATACGGAGTATTAGGAAGCGGGATTGGCGGAATACTGGGTGCAAGCCTTTACGTTCACTTTGTGGACAAGATGAATACTCCGGGAACGCTATGGGTTATTTTTTCAATGATAGGTGTTCTTACGATGGCAGGGCTGCTGCTTTACAACAAATTCCTGGCGCCGAAGAAAGTATAATAAAGAAGAAAATTTATCAAATAAAAAAACTCCTGAAGCAATAATTGTTCAGGAGTTTTTTTTATTTTAACTATTTAAAACACAAAAGCCTTAAAAGAAAAACTTTTAAGGCTTATTGTGACCTCAAGGGGATTCGAACCCCTATTACCGCCGTGAAAGGGCGAGGTCCTGACCATTAGACGATGAGGCCAAAAGAACAAATTTTATATTCGGGTGAGTGATGGGACTCGAACCCATGACCCTCAGAGCCACAATCTGATGCTCTAACCATACTGAGCTACACTCACCATTTAGAAGTACGCCCGAGTGGACTCGAACCACTAACCCTCAGCTTAGAAGGCTGATGCTCTATCCAGTTGAGCTACGGGCGCGTCCAAAGAAAGTTCCCGTTATTTGATCTCTGGAGTTGGACTTAGATGAGTTCTAAACCAAATTTTCCATACACTAAACATAAGAACAAATTAACAATCAATCAAGCACAAGTAACATCAGATTCCTATGTTTAAGTTCTGCAACTAGTTTCATCTTCATTACACATCAAACCGGGTATTGCAAGTACTATTCTTTAGTGTCGGGGCGGCAGGATTCGAACCTGCGACCTCCTGCTCCCAAAGCAGGCGCGATGAACCGGGCTACGCTACGCCCCGTTGTTTCAGTCAGTATTTCAAGAACAACATTATTTCCAATTGAGAGTTCTAAAATATGATTATTTTTATCATTAGTCAATTATTTTTTTCATTATTTTTGGAATTATATTTATTTATTGATAATTTTTGTTTTTAGTTTGTTCGATAAATTTTTTTACAACTTGACACTGGGGTGCTGCAAATAATAGATGTCAGTTTCTTTATTCATAGCGAACAGGTTTACGGGGTCTAAGAAGAATTCAAAACTTATCTCCCTGATTTCGGTCATCTCCATAGCAGGGATTGCCATTGGTGTAGCCACACTTATAATTGCGCTTACTGTAATAAACGGATTTGAAAAGGCAATTTCAGATAAGATAGTACAGCTTAATTCACACGTACAGATCAGTTCTTTCAGCAACAGGAATCTGCCTGATTACAATATAATACTGCCCGTTCTTGAGCGGAGGCTGAGGCCTTACTCGAGGGGGATCTCCCCTTTTGCGCTCAGGCTTGCAATAATCAAGCGCAGGCATAATACCGAAGGGATCACGTTAAAAGGGATTCTGCCCGGCTACACGAATACAGAGATCAGGAACTATATTGTGGACGGGAAGTTTGACATCAGTGTTCCTGATTCCGGGATACCGCCGGTAGTAATAGGACGGAAGCTTGCGGACAAGCTTTTTGCGCGTGTAGGCGACCGAGTAACGGTATTTACATTAAAGCAGCTCACAACGCCATCGCCCGAGAATCCGCCAAGCATAAAACAGTTCCGTATCTCGGGAATTTTTGAAAGCAACCTTGCAGAATACGATGACCAGTTCTGTTATATCAATATGCACATTGCGCAGGAGCTCTTCGGCATGAACGACAACGTCAACGGGTATGACATTAAGTTAAGCGACGTAACAAAAGCCGACAGCATTGCAAATAACCTTAACCATTATCTTGGCTATCCTTATTACGCAAGGAGCATATTCAAGATTTATCAGAATATTTTCACATGGATTGATCTGCAGAAAAGGCTCGTTCCGATAGCGCTTGTGCTGATTGTTGTTGTTGCCGCTTTTAACATAGTCGGGACACTTCTGATGATAGTGCTGGAACGCTCG from the Ignavibacteria bacterium genome contains:
- a CDS encoding 1-acyl-sn-glycerol-3-phosphate acyltransferase, whose amino-acid sequence is MAENDVYITPKEKKGKLVLNPALYFFPRLLKIVIDSGRVAQNGKYGPVEWVQSSVDIMDAIERSGVRIEVTGMHNLHSFEGPAVFVSNHMSTLETVILPSVIQPVKEVTFVVKQELMKYPFFRDILGSRNPIVVGRSNPREDLVHVMDEGAKYIKEGRSIIIFPQRTRSSKFNAEQFNTLGVKLAKKSGCYVVPTALVTDAWGNGKIIKDFGKIDPGKKVFMSFGEPFRVESTGAKEHLLVLDFIRDKLTQWGRQDCIEK
- a CDS encoding T9SS type A sorting domain-containing protein; this encodes MKKVTYMFLILILVSAVFSQINAQVLFDENFNYPVGTKLVDTGYVNNTGTGNFQTVATGNLTYTGYPMSNIGGKLVLAGGSGSREDVYHTFEKQSTGAVYASFLISVDTAVTDGDYLLHFTNSSAPTNFRGKLWVKGDAAGGFYFGLSKSSSTAAYTTTKYDYKTTYLVVVKYKYVGTTIAKDDSVSLFINPDISAAEPTTPAITLDELNGSFDSDLMINAIGLRQGGKVYTANLDGIRVAKTWDNLKAAPVIPVTFQANMKVMIKEGTFDVNTNKMLLRGSFQKDAGDTDDWSGAKFELQDADKDSIYTLTADFPIAKAGTGYEYKLVLAPDSWEGSPNRSFTLNATPNIILYPVYYNNDSVVNVSQYSGQKFKITFTADISSIYNQGFDPNKDSLLVQGLDWDGLGKEVIGSRKMKETLVAGVYETTLQVTALADSASYKFRLFPNNLFGDNGWEQINAPNRYIYFKDFGGKDSMALETIAPSFLLLRPAITKNIAVLFQVDVKGAKNAYDGSDIALNDIQFVGLKGADSVLGAWGGNWVVADTTGKSMLALNDKGFFGDKVAGDNIWSREVVYNSGTPGGFRQFKYGIWYTGADQHASGNTKILDNEASGGVNHVFNLTDEASGRIELKALFGNMTTGVKELKDSKVPTVYSLAQNYPNPFNPATTIRYAVPQAGMVSLKIYNMLGQEIATLVNKMQNAGSYEVSFDASRLSSGIYLYNLTSGSFSSTKKMMLVK
- the hydG gene encoding [FeFe] hydrogenase H-cluster radical SAM maturase HydG, which codes for MEFINEAYICSLMGDSSLKDGSFQLEVIRKAKEARGLSLKESAALLNITSRDTLEELFDAAREVKEKIYGNRLVLFAPLYITNTCVNNCLYCAFRRDNKDLQRKSLSLEEIERETGILVEQGHKRLLLVAGEHPKKAALDFIGRAVEKIYSVKINNGSIRRVNVNSAPMSVDDFKTLKGFGIGTYQCFQETYNYDTYKTMHPDGPKSDYAWRLYAMDRALQAGIEDVGIGSLFGLSDYRFETLALLSHAFNLDVRYGIGPHTISVPRLEPALNAPAAENPPHAVSDEDFKKIIAVLRLAVPYTGIILSTREKAEFRRELLSAGVSQLSAGSRTSPGAYSEVSAENETMQQFQLGDHRNLDDVVKACCRLGYLPSFCTACYRSERTGGRFMELAKSGGVEVLCTQNALSTFREYLTDFASEETRLLGEEFLKTRIPQENGTAQNVVTSMLERVTGGERDVYL
- a CDS encoding peptide MFS transporter; translated protein: METKTEEVKTDEKKGVFSQFPLNYWIVIIMEFFERGSYYGVMSVLSVYLVLSPNEGGLGFSKESVGVIKSTITPLLYFLPILSGAIADRFGYRLTLMFAFVVMSLGYFFTSMVSSYGLVFLSLLMMVLGAGTFKPIISGTIARSTNENNSTLGFGVYYWSINLGAFIFPLLLVPYLKSISWSYIFLMAAVGTGWLLILNIFAYKEPERPKSKKSILEVLGGIVLVLKDFRFILMIVIYSGFWILYFQQFDTVLWYLKEHVDMTPVNNAVNSLLGLFVSNPNWKFDAEHVTVINAGTIILLQILISRIVKNTKALPTMITGIGLGTIGMGILAISTHAWVFIAGMIIFSLGEMTAHPKYLSYVGLIAPEDKKALYLGYSFLYGVLGSGIGGILGASLYVHFVDKMNTPGTLWVIFSMIGVLTMAGLLLYNKFLAPKKV
- a CDS encoding ABC transporter permease gives rise to the protein MSVSLFIANRFTGSKKNSKLISLISVISIAGIAIGVATLIIALTVINGFEKAISDKIVQLNSHVQISSFSNRNLPDYNIILPVLERRLRPYSRGISPFALRLAIIKRRHNTEGITLKGILPGYTNTEIRNYIVDGKFDISVPDSGIPPVVIGRKLADKLFARVGDRVTVFTLKQLTTPSPENPPSIKQFRISGIFESNLAEYDDQFCYINMHIAQELFGMNDNVNGYDIKLSDVTKADSIANNLNHYLGYPYYARSIFKIYQNIFTWIDLQKRLVPIALVLIVVVAAFNIVGTLLMIVLERSNAIGTLKSLGASGRQIVSIFIYQGIYISLIGILTGNILAYILSVLQDRFDLVTLPESVYFMSKAPVLIDWHNYLLVSLASFVLCFFSTLVPSYIASKINPISALRFD
- a CDS encoding LD-carboxypeptidase; amino-acid sequence: MDLLKPGKLKKGDLIGIISPASTPDDLTRIDKGVKYLEKLGYSVEVGRNVGQNHGYLAGKDDARLDDLHYMFRKKEVKAIFCVRGGYGTPRLLDGIDYSLIKKNPKIFVGYSDITALQMAFLKKTGLVTFAGPMLAVDFWNDVSPFTEEIFWAMVTSRKKIGKVQNPKNEKFHVLRPGSAENQLIGGNLSLIASLMGTNYLPSFKDKILMVEEIGEPPYRVDRMFSQMKLAGVFKQISGIILGRFVDCYESDQFKKTLTLNEVIEDYLGSLEIPVLYNFKHGHIKDNITMAFGLNYRINTSKCTVEVTENAVE